The genomic interval ACGCTTGGACGTCGGCTCTAAGTCCGATTTGGGCTCCGCGACCGCGCCTTTATCGGCAAGTTCACCGGCCGAAAAATCAACGGTCGGCGGATCACCCGTAAGCGATTTTTGTCGTGTAAAGAATTCGCTGGTGTCCGACGAAATCGGACGTTGCCGGCGTATCGAGGAGGTGAGGACGGGGGAGTTTGAGTTTGTGGTTTGTGACGAAGTCAAATGTCCTGCCGGTTCCGGGGCGGTCGCATCGGTGGGGGAATGCAAGTGACCGGCCGTGGGCGAAGGCAAATCGTTGGACGCAAATGGATTGAAATCCTGATGCCACAAACCACGCACGGCGGCTTGGCACAAGGATACCATGGCGGCAAATCCCAGTCCCGCGATCAAATAGATCATTCGTTTGGGGCCGACCTTCTTTAGCTCCAGCGTGGCAGGCTGGGCAACCGAAACATCACTCAGCTTGAGTGCCGCCAGCGATTCGAGTTGTCGTGCGTTGGCCAATCTGCCAGCGGTTTCCAAATAAGTCGACTCGGCGACGCTGGCGTCCCAAGTCAACTGAACCAATTCGACGCCGATCTGGTTGAGCTGAGTCAGTTCTTTTTGCAAACGTTCGAATTGTCGCGTCAGTGCGTCACGCTTGGCCTGCAAACCGGCTTGTCTGGCAATCGCGGTGCGAAAGGCTAGGTCGAGGGACTGCAGCGTCGGGTTCAGGACTTCTCGCAACTGCGGTTCTTGCCCGATCTCGCTAGTTGCGGTTTCCTTGGCCGCGGCAAGTTGCGAATCAACCGCGACGCGTTTGGGGTGATCCGGTTTGTATTTCGACGCCAGCTCCTGAGCTTGCACCTCCAATTCGTACAAACGTTGACGCACCAAGTCGCCGCTTCGTTTGTACAGCCCGGTGATCTTCTCTGCTTCCACCGTCGCGGGCATGGAGCCGATTTCACTGGCCAGTTTGTCCAGTTCTGCGTCCACGGAGCTGAGTTCGCTCTCGACGTTGTTCATTTCCGACTGGACGCTACTGAGTTCACCACGCAACGCGCTCTTGGCGGAATCCAGCTCGATGATTCCGTTGTCCGATTTCAGCTTACGGACTTTCTCCTGCAAACGAGTCGCCACCTCATAAGCCTGTTTGGCTTCCGACTCAAAGAACTCTACTGTTCCGGCAGGTCCGTGAGCGGACTTGTGATAAGCGGGGTATTGCCGGACGAATGCGTCGACGATGTCGTGCGCCAAGAACGGAGAGTAACCGACCCATTCGACGGTGATCGTGTACGCGTTTTTCGCAGGATGGATATCCAGGTCGTTCTCAACCGCCACGCAGGCTTCCGCGACCTGCATCATGTCGCTCATCTGCGTCGCGGTGTAGCCGGCTTGCGGTTTCGGCGCGGACTTGGGAATCCATTGGCTGAGCCAAGCCTTCGTTTTCGCGATCGCACCGGCCGGTTCCAGAATGCGATCGGGACCAACGTCTTTCACGACGCGCTCGACCATTTCCTTGCTACGCAACAACTCGACAATCGAGTTCACTTGCGGGATCCGACTTTCTTGCAGCGATACCGTGGAACTCAAACCGGCAGTCGGGTCGATCGCCACTGAATCGGGGCCGAGCCGCACCAACAATTGTGCTTTGGAAACATAACGGTTGGGCAGCAACAAAACCGCAAAGAAAACAAGCACCGACAAAGCGATGAAAACTCGCACGGCGGCCCAGCGACGTTCCCAAGTCGCCCGAACAATATCGAACACGTTGAGTGTCGCGAATGCGTCGAGAGGAGAGGGGTTGGGCACAGCGGGGGTCAATGGTTGGAGGAATATTGGTGCAGCCCGCGTTTCTCCAGGCCGGATTGCATCAGAGCAGTTTACTGACGAAGGGCCGAGTTTTGTAGGTTTCCGGTAAGGTTTTCCCCCGAGTGCAGTGCCTTTGTTGCGTTTGTAGGGCCTGGATGGTCACTAGTGCATCGTCCAGTCTTAGAACGTGGGTTCGGTAGATGAGCCGTTTTGGCGTTAGCCACGGTTTTCGTGCCACAACCGTGGCTAACGCCAAAACGGCTCAGGGCCTATGACACCACCCAGCGTTTGGTAACACCACCATGCTAGGCGGGGACGCTCTCTATCGCGTGGCGGCTGATATGCGCAGACTGTTTTCGTGCCAATCCACGCAAGCCGTTTCGAAGCATCATTTGCTCGCGATCTGGCCGGATTCGACGAACGGGTTTTGACGGATCGCACCCAGCTTTTCCGGGCCCGACTGGCTCGTTTGACCGTAGCAGGTTCCGCAACTGCTGGTCGTTACGGTTCGTGGCGGCTGATAGAAATCAGTACGCAGACGACCGTTGTATCCACTCGGCGCGGAAACCATCGGTGGCGATGCAAAAGGGCTCATTCCGTACGGGCGAGCATAACGGGCGCCGTAATAGACCGGAGGGTTGAGCGCGAAATACGGAGGCGTCGGTGTGTTGTTGTTGAACTGCACACCGTAGGGCTGATAAAAGCCGAACGGAACGAACGGATAGCCACCGGGATGCTGGGCGGAGGCGGTGTCTGAAATACAAACGGCAGCAGCAAGTGCCACCACGGAAGCAACCAAAAGACGTTTCATGAAAGAACCTCGGGGGCACTGCGTGTTTGGGGGTGGTCACATTGCGTTTGGTCTAAGTCAAACGCGATGGCAAAATTCCCTCGTGTAAATCCCACGCTAGTCGCCGCCCGTAACGTTTCAACCTTATCAAATGCTGAAAACGGTTAAACGGGCGACGTTTTCAGGTCACGCCCCACGCAGAGGTCCATGCGATCGATTCAATCGCTACAAACCGGCCCGCGGTGAATCAAGTTGTGCGAGATGACAGAGAATCACGCCGCACGTTTTTAATTCACTATTTCTGTCCACCGCGTCTCACTTGGCACAAAGCGTCTGGTTTGTATTTGAGCGTATCGTGGTGTTCGTTTTCGACTCGGAAATGCGGATCACTCGTCACCGGCTCGCAAGAACGGGACCAGGACCGGCTGGTAATCACAGAATTCACTTTCATCAAAGTACAAAGCCAGCTCGCGTTGGGCGGCGTCTGGACCGTCACTGGCGTGAACCAAGTTCATTTGCCGGCTGCTGCTGAAATCGCCTCGGATCGTCCCCGCCGCTGCTTTCAATCCGCTGGTCGCTCCCAGCATGTCCCGGACGACCTGGATGACATCCAAACCGTCGATCGCCAGCGCCACAATGGGTGCCGAGGTGATAAAAGACTCCAGGCTCGGGTAAAATGGCTTTTCGACGTGCTCCGCGTAATGCTGTTTGGCAAGCTCTGGTGTGACCTGCAACATTTTCATCGCCACAATGTTTAATCCTTTGGCCTCAAACCGGGCGATCAATTCGCCGATCAAACGCCGTTGGACAGCATCAGGTTTCAACAAGACCAGCGTGCGTTGCATCGAATCCGACATCCTAAATATCTCCTGGGTTCTCAATTGGGGTTGGGGAGTAGAATTATCCGCACAAAACGGATCGGCGCACAGGCCTGTTGGCTCGGCGATCAGGACTGTGCTATTTTGCCGCGGAATTGGAGCGCCCTGATCACTCGCGATTGGGGCCGGTCTTGGCGTGAGACTAAATTCACGGCCCCTATTCACGGTCCATTGTTCAATTTTCCCTGCGCCGCACAGAGACGTCCCCGATGAACGCTGATAACACAACCGCTGAATCCACGCCCCAACCAGAACCGGTGGAGTCGAAGCCTGGGCAGAGCAAGAAAAAGCGAGTCCTGCTGATTCCCTACCCGAAGTTTGTATTCATGTACCCCACATTGATCATGGCCATCATCGGGGCAATCGTGCTTTATTTCGGCGGGTACCATTCGGTTGATCCATCGCAAACCACGCCCGTTGCAATCACGGGGCTGTTCTTGGCGATCCTGATGGCGAACATGTTCATCATCGTGTTCGACTTTCCGCGAGCCACTTCGCTGACACTGATCTTTGTCGTCAGCACCCTGGCGCTGGCCCTCTGGATGCTCGGTTTAACGCGTCCGGACATGCTGCCGTCGATCGAATCGATTATCCAACATGTCCGACCTGTCGCCAACGACACGTTCTTTATCTGTATCGCAACGGCCATGGGCCTGATGTACGCAGCCGTGTTCATCAGCGCTAAGTTCAACTATTGGGAACTTTCCAACAACGAACTGCTGCACCACCACGGAATGCTCAGTGACCTGAAACGCTATCCGGCACCCAATCTGCGAGTCGACAAAGAAATCAACGACGTGTTCGAGTTCATGCTGCTGGGGGCGGGGCGGTTGATTTTGCACCCCAGCACGGAAAAACGCTCCATCGTTCTGGACAATATCCTCTTCGTCGGTCGTCGCGAACGCGAATTGACTCACATGCTCGGTTCGATTCGCGTCAAGATCGGAGACGACTCAGATCGAAAGTGATCAAACGTCGATTCAAAGGACATTACGGACCACGCCGACGGCGATGCCAATGATCTTCGCCTCTTTAACATACAGAGGCTGCATCGCCTTGTTGGCCGGTTGTAGTCGTATCCGGTCTCCTTCCGGGAACCAAAACTTTAAGGTCGAATCGCCCGACGGCGTTTGAGCAACCACCATCTGACCCGGTTTCGCCGTGTCCTGCTTTTCAACGACCACAAAGTCTCCGTCTTTGATGTGGGCGTCGATCATCGAATCGCCGGAGACCTGTAAGATGAAGCGATCTGATTTGCAAAACATCTCGCTGAAATCCATTCTCGACGTCTGCTCGAACGCGAGCGACGTGGTTCCCGCGGCGACCTGACCGGCCATCGGCAAACTGTGTCCCGTCCGGTCGACACGCTCGGTCAACTCGATCGCTCGGGATTTGTTCGGACTGCGAACGATCAGCCCCTTCTTTTCCAACGCTCGCAGATGACACATCACTCCGTTGGGACTCTTGATCCCAAACTGTTCTCCAATTTCGCGGACGGTCGGACCATAGCCCCGGGTCAGAATCAATCCCCGAATCAGCTCGTACACCTCGCGCTGGCGTTCAGTGAGTTGCGGATTCGACATCATGCTGCCTTCTAGTAATAGATGAACTCTGTCGTCGCTGTGAGCACATAGT from Stieleria varia carries:
- the ndk gene encoding nucleoside-diphosphate kinase, whose protein sequence is MQRTLVLLKPDAVQRRLIGELIARFEAKGLNIVAMKMLQVTPELAKQHYAEHVEKPFYPSLESFITSAPIVALAIDGLDVIQVVRDMLGATSGLKAAAGTIRGDFSSSRQMNLVHASDGPDAAQRELALYFDESEFCDYQPVLVPFLRAGDE
- a CDS encoding GumC family protein, giving the protein MPNPSPLDAFATLNVFDIVRATWERRWAAVRVFIALSVLVFFAVLLLPNRYVSKAQLLVRLGPDSVAIDPTAGLSSTVSLQESRIPQVNSIVELLRSKEMVERVVKDVGPDRILEPAGAIAKTKAWLSQWIPKSAPKPQAGYTATQMSDMMQVAEACVAVENDLDIHPAKNAYTITVEWVGYSPFLAHDIVDAFVRQYPAYHKSAHGPAGTVEFFESEAKQAYEVATRLQEKVRKLKSDNGIIELDSAKSALRGELSSVQSEMNNVESELSSVDAELDKLASEIGSMPATVEAEKITGLYKRSGDLVRQRLYELEVQAQELASKYKPDHPKRVAVDSQLAAAKETATSEIGQEPQLREVLNPTLQSLDLAFRTAIARQAGLQAKRDALTRQFERLQKELTQLNQIGVELVQLTWDASVAESTYLETAGRLANARQLESLAALKLSDVSVAQPATLELKKVGPKRMIYLIAGLGFAAMVSLCQAAVRGLWHQDFNPFASNDLPSPTAGHLHSPTDATAPEPAGHLTSSQTTNSNSPVLTSSIRRQRPISSDTSEFFTRQKSLTGDPPTVDFSAGELADKGAVAEPKSDLEPTSKRPR
- the lexA gene encoding transcriptional repressor LexA, which encodes MMSNPQLTERQREVYELIRGLILTRGYGPTVREIGEQFGIKSPNGVMCHLRALEKKGLIVRSPNKSRAIELTERVDRTGHSLPMAGQVAAGTTSLAFEQTSRMDFSEMFCKSDRFILQVSGDSMIDAHIKDGDFVVVEKQDTAKPGQMVVAQTPSGDSTLKFWFPEGDRIRLQPANKAMQPLYVKEAKIIGIAVGVVRNVL